GCCAGCCACCAATTTTTCCTGACTCACTCTAAGTTCTTCGTAAGCTTTTGTTAACTGACCTTGTCCTCTTTTTAAGATTTCTTGGCCAATTCGCAATTCATCATAATTTGCTTCTATCCGTTCTTGACCAAGTCGCAATCCATCATAGTTTGCCTCCAAACGTTCCTGACCTAGACGCAATTCATCATAATTTGCTTCTATCCGTTCCTGACCTAGACGCAACCCATCATAGTTTTCGTTCAAGCTCTTCTGTTCAAGTCGAAGCTCTTCCTGACCAGCTTGCAATATCTCCAGTTGTTTTTGCGTGGTAACGGTTAGATTTGCTAACCCAATGGCTGTAAGCTCTCCCGTTTTTTTTACCTGGTCGAGTTCACTTTTTGTATTGGTAGCCAATTCAACAAGCTGGCCTTGTCCTTCGATCAAGCGATCAATCTTCTGAAGTGAATCAGCCATTAGTGGCTCCAACTGATCAAGTCTACGATTAGGGGTCATTTAGCGAATATAATTTAGTAAAATATGTGCGGGCAATATACCTATTCGCAATATACACAACAAGAAATTAGCAACCAATAATAAAGAAAATGCATACTTAATGACACACTACCCGTCTATAATAAGTCTAGGAGCAGTCTGCATACCAAAACTTTTGCGCCTGTTATGTATCCGTCAGTTGGCTATCTGGCCTGCTGAGACAAACTCAACGGTAGCTACTCGGGCCATATCGTCCCAGAAACTGGGGTAGGATTTAGCGACTACGCCTGGTTCTTCAATGATAATTTCCTCCCGCATGGCTACAGGTGCAAAAGCCATAGCCATCCGGTGATCGTCGTAGGTCTTAATGACAGCCGGAACCGTGTGCGTCTGGCCCAAGCGTCGAACTTCATACCGATGGTTCGGATCTATTTCAACTAATTCGGCGCCAATTTTCTGCAATTCAGCCTGTAGAGCGGCCACCCGGTCGGTCTCTTTAATTTTCAGGCTTTCGATACCCGTGAGTCGTAGCGTAACTCCTTTTACAGCCGCGCAAACCGCCACAGTCTGTGCCAGATCAGGGCAATCGGTAAAATCCCAGGCCAGCGACTCAGCAGCCGGGTGTTTAGTGAGCCGAACGCCCTGTTCTGTAAACGTGCTTTCGACACCTAACAATCGCATAATCGACACAATAGCACTGTCGCCCTGCAACGATTTTGGTTTCAACCCTAAGAGGGTGATTTCAGCCGTTTCATCAAGTGCTAAAGCCGCTACACTATACCAGTAACTGGCTCCCGACCAATCCGACTCGATAGTATAGGCTGTAGGAATATACGGCCTGGGGGCTACAGTAATCGTTTTCGCATCCCAGTCAGCCCGTACATCGGCCCCGAAGCAGATCATTTGCTCCAGCGTCATTTCAATATACGGCCGCGAGCCGATAGCCCCAGTCAATTCCAGGGTCAGCCCGTTGGGCAAGGTAGGAGCAATCATCAGCAAGGCCGAAATGTACTGGCTACTTACATCGCCCCGAATTTGTACTCGGCTAGTGCCCAAAGGCTTAAATCCATTCAATTGCAACGGAGGATAGCCATCTTTGTTCAAATAGGTAATATCAGCACCAAGGGTTCGCAACGCATCGACCAGAATACCAATAGGCCGTTCACACATGCGCGGGGTGCCTGTCATCGTTTTACTCTGTCCGGTTGCCGCAAAATAAGCTGTCAGAAAACGCATCGTCGTACCTGCATCCAGTACATCGGCGGTACTGTCGTCCGATTTAAGCAACCGAATCATCGTTTGTGTATCGCGAGCGGTCGACAGGTTATGCAGATCCGATTGAAAGCCAGCCAGGGCATCAATGATCAAAGCACGGTTACTTTCACTTTTCGACGAAGCCAATGGAATCGTAGCCTGGACAAGGCCGGGGCTGGTTAGGCTGGCAGGAGGAGTTAAACGAACAGCGTTCAAGCAGTTTATTGTTTATAGTTTTCGGTTTAGGGTGGACTGACGCGAAAGCAACTAGGCGTCCGCCTACCGTAAACTGAAAAACGTAAAAGAAATTGTTCACAAAAAAACGAAAAATCGGGTAGATTCCGGTCATCATCTGCCTGTAATACGAGGTAAAAGCTCCATCCTTACATGA
This window of the Spirosoma aerolatum genome carries:
- a CDS encoding 3-phosphoshikimate 1-carboxyvinyltransferase, with translation MNAVRLTPPASLTSPGLVQATIPLASSKSESNRALIIDALAGFQSDLHNLSTARDTQTMIRLLKSDDSTADVLDAGTTMRFLTAYFAATGQSKTMTGTPRMCERPIGILVDALRTLGADITYLNKDGYPPLQLNGFKPLGTSRVQIRGDVSSQYISALLMIAPTLPNGLTLELTGAIGSRPYIEMTLEQMICFGADVRADWDAKTITVAPRPYIPTAYTIESDWSGASYWYSVAALALDETAEITLLGLKPKSLQGDSAIVSIMRLLGVESTFTEQGVRLTKHPAAESLAWDFTDCPDLAQTVAVCAAVKGVTLRLTGIESLKIKETDRVAALQAELQKIGAELVEIDPNHRYEVRRLGQTHTVPAVIKTYDDHRMAMAFAPVAMREEIIIEEPGVVAKSYPSFWDDMARVATVEFVSAGQIAN